The genomic segment TTGCAGGCGGGACTGGGGGATGGGTCCTGGTCCTGGCTGGGGGAGCCCACCCTCTCAGTCAGTGTGCATAGTCTCCAGATGAGGAGGTGGTCCTAGCATACGGGTGGAATGGGATTGGTAGAATCTCATATTGCTCAGATAGGGCAGCTTTGGGCTCATTGAAATGCCCAGGATGACTTGATTGGTGAAGAGGGATTGAGAGCAGAAGTGCAAACTGGGGCAAGAGGGTGTGTGATAGGATCAGAGTGTTGTCAGGATAGACTTGGGCTCTATTGTCCATTGTCTGTCTAGGAGGATGTCCAAGAAGGTGAGGAGGTGTGTGAGGACACCAGTGTTGGAGAGCAGTATCCCACTGTCGGGTCCCCAAAGCCTGAGAAGCACGGCAGAGCCCCCGGGGCAGCCCCTGAGGCAGTGGAAAggaccaccaagcccttatattcTGAAACAGGCAGGGGTGGCAGGGCACAGGGATAGGTGAGAGAGCTGATTTTCTGGGTACGCAGCTCCCTCCGAACACTGAGAGTGGGAGGTCACCTCACTACAGGCagaggagtgggggctgggcactGCCAGGAGCTTCAACCGACGGTCACGGCTTGAGTGGCTCAGTCTGGGCTGGGCaggcctggagccctgggtccttCCAGAAGGGTCTGGCTGGTTCCCCTCAGGGGTTACTATTCAAAGGGTTAACAGAGAGTAGGAcagctcttctctgtccctgCAATTTAGATGAGCCATGTCTCCTGCCATCTCAGATCCACAGGTGCTCCCTCCTACttgctgtgttttattttggagagagagaggggcatgGCAATCCTGGAGAGGCCCCTGGCTCTGCTAGTTTTTTCCAGGTCCCTGCTGGTAGGAGGTGCCCCCTGACCCTTTGCAGCAGCTCCCCCTTCTCCACAGCAGCTCCAAGCTGAggctggggagctctttatcaGAGGCCTTGGAGGAAGTTCTGGGAACTCTGTACTGTCCAGTGCTTCTccaggagggagcagggtggggtggaggtgtgtGCATttcatccccaccccctcaccattCTGATCAAAATTCAAATATTGTCTCTAGATCTAGAGGCTGCAGTTTTTGTGGCCTTGCCACTGTGAGCCTTGACGCACGGGCTGTCTGTTCTGAGTCTCTTGAGACTGagagctgggggtgaggggcccTCTGCTTCAGTCTGGGTGCCTGGACCCCAGGGAGATCTGCCACCTGCCCAGGATGGAagctgaggtggggaggagggaggcaggggtgcaGGACGAGCTGAAATCACTTGTCCCTGCTGACTGGTAGGTTTTGACTGCTGTGCTTTGCCCAGGAGCACTTGGGTGAGGGGCGAGTGCTGCTGAGGCACAAagcggggtggggaagggagcttGCTGTTTGTAGccaatgggagggggagggggagggggacggtGCTCAGAGAACGTTGTCCTCAGAGGTGTCCTAGCCCtcactttatagataaggaaacagaccTGGAGGGAAGTGAGTTGCCCAGCTGCTAAAATTTAGCTGAATCCATCTTGTATTCTTTCTCTCAAACTTTGTTGTCCTCTCAGGGCAAGATCTAGAGAAGGGGTGGAGGCTGGAGTGGGAAGGACACTTACTGTGTTTTACCTCTCAGCCAGGGGCTGGCTCTCCTGGGCCACTTCCAGGAGACCAGCCCTGAGAGGCAAAAGACTGATGTTTTGAGGAACCCTGTGGAGGGATAGGCAGCATGTTAGGTCGTCACAGACAGTGTCTCATGGAATATTCACAGTCCTCTGAGGTAGATACCATCAATCTCACTGCACAGGTGGGGGACTCGAGCCCAGAAAAGTTGTCAGCcatggggaaaggaagggaagggcaaACGGAGTTTGGCAGCAGACTGGGGATAGCTGTGAAGTGCTGATGTTCactctgcttcccacagtggtGGGTGTGGAGAGGGTCTCAACTCCTGACAAGAGAGGGAGTTGGGGGAACATGCTAACCATCTTCATCCTCAGACTATCCTCTCCTTCTCAACTTCTCACCTCGCTGAGGCCTAGGACGGGTTTGGCCTCATTCATACCTCTTTGGATGAACTCTGGGCACCACCCCAGGGTGATCCCTGTGGCCAGGTTAGGTTCCTCTGGAGCAACCATACCCACATTTGCCCAGCACCCTACCTTCCTGGCCCTCATGCAGTCTTCCCCTTCCATTAGTGGGGTTCTCCTGAGCAGGACCCACCCCAGGTCCTCAGGGCAGCAGCTGCTGTTTGTCTGGACAGGCAGGTTCTTGGCTCTGGGATTTCCCTGGAGGACTCTGGCTTCTTAGTTACTCAAGTTACTGCAGTGGTGAGAGCCTGGGCATGAGGGGGCATCCATGGGTACACcagtacctctctctctctctcatctcatcTGGCTCCCCTGAGGAAATGCAATTTCTTGGCCAAAAGCTCCTGGATTCGCTGTCTTCTACACCTTGCCAGGGATGGATAAGTTTGAGCCTCTTCAGTTGCAGGTCAGAGCCTGAGCTGACCTGGAAAAGCACTAGTTTTGGAGTTCTAGCTTCTTGGCTAGAGAAAAAAGTTGGGAGGAGAAGTAAGAGATGGAGGCAACTCCATAACTTGAGGCACAGCCAATAAACCACCTCATGCCTAGCAGGACAGACTCCTGCCGGTTGATTTGGGGGTCATGGTGAGATGTGGCCTCTTCCAGAAGGCCTCTCCAGTACCTCTATGGCCACTCTTGGCAAAGAAAGAATGCTCTGGATTGAGGGTTGTTAAACTGGCCTATGGGCTAAATGCAGCCTGCCGtctgtgtaaataaagttttgtttagAACAAAGCTGTGTTCGTTTGTTCATGTATTGTCTAAGGCTGCTTTTGTGGGACAGTGGCAGAGACCATACGGCCTGCAAAGCTTAAAATACTGCCTGGCCATTTACAGAAAAGTTCACTGAGCCCTGCTCTAGACTGCCAAAGATCTGGTCTCTTGGTCCTTTGGTCTCCAAGTGTGGAGAGGCCCCCACAACTGAGGGGATGAGCCTGGCCCAGATGAGCAGTGCTGTGAGAACAGAGTCAGGGAGCCAGGGAAGAAAGACAGATGCCTAGGGTGGCTGGGCACCGCAGAGCTGGACCTGCCCGACGCAAGTGAGAGCAAAGCTGTTTCCTAACCCCCTGatctctctcttccctggctggtgctgCTTAAGCTCTCTCCCAACATGGCCAACAAGGGACCTTCCTATGGCATGAGCCGTGAAGTGCAATCCAAAATTGAGAAGAAGTATgatgaggagctggaggagcGGCTGGTGGAATGGATTGTAGTGCAGTGTGGCCCTGATGTGGGCCGCCCAGACCGTGGGCGCCTGGGCTTCCAGGTCTGGCTGAAGAATGGTGTGGTGAGTAGCATTCTGGGAAGGGGGTTCGGGGCTGTGCCATCCTGCCAGAGTCGTGGGGCAGGTACCCTGAGCCAAGTGCCCAGCTGCATTGTACGTCCGGCAGATTCTGAGCAAGCTGGTGAACAGCCTGTATCCTGATGGTTCCAAGCCAGTGAAGGTGCCCGAGAACCCACCCTCCATGGTCTTTAAGCAGATGGAGCAGGTGGCTCAGTTCCTGAAGGCAGCTGAGGACTATGGTGTCACCAAGACCGACATGTTCCAGACTGTTGACCTCTTTGAAGGTACAGAGCAaaggggtggaggaggcaggtgaAGGACATGTGGCTGAGGCAGGTAAAAGGAATGACCCCAACGATGGGTGTGCATAGCAGGAATGGGCTATGCCAATGGAAGACCACGCCACACTCACAAGGGCACACCATGGGACCTCTCTTGATTCTGGGATAACCTTTGCCTCTGGTTGGCCCTTTTTCTGAAGTGGGatcaggccctgccctgggagtCCTGAGGGTTGTctgcccttcctctttcttctcacaGGCAAAGACATGGCAGCAGTGCAGAGGACCCTGATGGCCCTGGGTAGCTTGGCAGTGACCAAGAATGATGGGCACTACCGCGGAGATCCCAGCTGGTTTATGAAGTATGTGGCTACTCTACACTTGGGTCTCTGCATGAGAAGGGAGGTGGCCTGGGCTAACCCATCAGTGTGAGTAATAGCTAGGAAGGTATGAAGGTCTCTGAGAAGGGGAAATGGGTCCCTAATAGTTCTTGACCCCTTCCTTTCTACCCTACTGTGCTCATCCAGTCTCCCTTGCCTGAGGGGCATGGTAGAGTcatgaataagagaagtgaaagggATCAGGCTAGGAAGTAACAGAGCAAAGAGAAAACAGGTGGAAAACACCCAGACCCCGCAAGTTTTTGTCCCTGTTCCTCCTCTTCTAGGAAAGCCCAGGAGCATAAGAGGGAATTCACAGACAGCCAGCTGCAGGAGGGAAAGCACGTCATTGGCTTACAAATGGGCAGCAACAGAGGAGCCTCCCAGGCTGGCATGACGGGTTACGGAAGACCCCGGCAGATCATCAGTTAGAGGATGagggccagcccccagccccgcccttcCCCAGCTCTTTGGCTTCAGCCATCCCGCCTAGCCCACCTTACCCACAGCTGTGTAGTTCTTCAGCCCCAGCCAAGTTTCCAGGCTCAGAGGCTCCATCACTGAGCAAAGGGGACTATGCTTGGGCAACTCCCCCCGACCCCTCAGCCCGACTTCTGAACCCAAACACTGCTACCCAGACCTCCTTCTAGTTCCCTCACCATCTCTACTGTTTCTCCCCATTCTGGGAtgagcagggggggggggggggttgggctggggttgGCCTGGGTGTGGGGCACGTCCACTGTCCTCCTTGGTAGCACATGCCTATTGAAGGAGACCCCACCCAACCTCCTCCCAATTTTTGCTGGAATATTTTGGGGGTTGAAattcaaaaagggaaaaaatatacattaatcTTTTCTCAGGTCAGCCTGGCAGAGTTTGATTTGCCCTAGTCATTTCTGTGTGGGTCTGGGGAATAGGAGCATGGACAGGACCATCTACACAGTCCTGGCCAATGTCCTCTGAAGAACCCCTCACATTCCAGGATtccggggcagggagggggtcagATTCTTTCAGAGGACCAGGCAGTGGAAGAGGAGAGTGGGTCTTGGGGGTTGCTGGAAAGGAGGAATGACTTGGCAACTTGCCTTagcagagaaaaggagatgggGAGCAGCAGAATTGTGTGGAcggtttttattttggaaaagctGTGCAGAAAAAAATTCAACGAAAGTTGCTGTGGAAAGAGAAAACCAAATCTTGAGtgttaaaaacaaattcaaatccACCAAGCAGCtcagaagaggggaggaggaggccaaGAATGGAAAGAGTGAGTCACAGCCTGTCAGGCAGACAGCTGGCCTCAGGTGGGTAAGGCCATTTCCCTGAGCACTTTTCAGAGGAAGATAGGGTGGTcacagggctggggctggcagtGGATGGCACCTGTCACAGTCCTGTGCAGACTCCCCCAGTGAAGCAGCACACTCCTGGGGGCCATGCCTACCCCCAGCTTTGCCAGGAGCATCGTACTGACCCTTGAGGATGAAGGGAAGGGGGTGATGGGGAAGGAGTTAGGGGTATGTTCATGGCTGGCTTCTGATGAGGAAAAATGGAGGCAGCTGCTTTTAGGGCTGTGTGCCAGGCTGAGGGCCCACTGCCATGCCAGTATGTCCAAGGTCCAGGCGTAGGCAGGAaggtgagggagaggagaaggctgTTGTTTCCAGGTCCTGGGTCATTAGAAGGACAGGCACACCCAGGGGCTCTTCCCTGCCTCACCTCTGAGCTCTCTTCCCAAGTGACTCCAGCGATGTTTTTGCTGAGATGCTCTTCTGGCTGTGGCAGGCACCTTCACCTTCTCGCCATGcatgtgtgggggagggtccctATGGCCCGCACCACTGACTTGCCCCGCAGAAATGAGGATAGAGGCCTGCCCAACAGGGGACGGGGGCCAATCCCTTGTCTAAGGCCTTTTCACCCAAAGCCCCTGTTCAGCCAGAGAAAGATCCTGTGGCTGTTGCCACACTGTTCTCTGGCACCATTCCTCTGCCACCTGTACCTTCAGAAAGCCCTGGCCCTCCCTGAGCAGTTTAGCCTTTGGATTTCAGATGTAAGCATCAGGAATGCCTTCTCTCCAGGGCTCCTGGGACTTTGGAGCAGTTTTCCAAGCTTCCCGAAACTGGGGAAGGAAGAGCCTGTCTCATGTTGAGTCTGTCAGGCGCTGGGTCAGCAaacctgctcctccttctcctgcaACAGGTCTGGAGACAGGTGCTGATGAGGGGAGTCCAGGGCATTCCTGTTCTGGGACCGGCTCCAGTCCCCTTGAACCAGCAGGTCTGGGCAGAGGAGaccagaggcagggggagggcctTCACGCTCTGTCTCCACTCCATCTGGCtccttgctgttgcaaagtgGCACTGATTCTAgttctgtcccctcctccctggctTTTCGGCTTCTTCGGGGCCAGCGGCAGGACTCACTCCTACAAACTGAGCGAGAGGCCACATCCCTCTGGCTCAGGTACACTTCCAGCATATAGTAAACAGTCCAGAAGATGGTGAAACAGCCAACCAGCACCAGGGTCTGGGGGGAAAGTCCACCACCTAAGTTATGGACAGTTTTCCAAAACCTGTAGCCTTGCTCACAGCCCGGAACAATGACTTCTGAAACTCTCTCCTAACTAGGACTGCCTCTTCCCAGCCCAAACCACTCACCTACCTACATAAGAAACACCCTCTGAGAGTTAGCTAGCAGAGGGTGTCCAGTCTTCACACCACCTCTTTCCCCATCACCATGAGTATCCCACCAAGGACCCACTCCCCCAGGATACTCCCCCTGTCTCTAGTGTGAGTCTTAGCTCTAGTACCTTGAGGGTGTTAGGGGTAATGGTGTAACCTTCTTCCTCAGGAATTTTCAGCccgggagggcagggcagagtgaAGCCATCATGCAGGTATTGTCCACTCATGGCACCTTCTAATAGTCTGTGGAGAAGAAAAGAGGCAGGGTTCCCCTGGTGAACTTGGTACCATCTGccctcacccaccctccccccttaCAGCTGAAGAGAGGGAAGCCCCACAACAAAAAGGGGAGGGCACTCTGTGGGTTCTCAGAGAGGTGGCGTGCCCTGAGTggcctctttccccacccccatgaGTTGCCTTCCCTCTGACACACGTGTCCACACCtacctttgtctctctctgatgTCCGCTGCGCTCCACACAGAGCCATACAGGGTCAGCCGCCACTGCCGGAGGGTGCCAGCCGGGAGCATCTCATCTCCTAGGCAGCAAGTGAGGCGGTCCCTAAGCCATGCCCTCTGCTGGCCCTGCAAACAGCAGGGGCCCTGCCTGCCCGCCCCCCAGAGGGACTGGATCATGCGGTCTGCTGCAGGAgctgtctctctgtgtcccacTGAGCCTAGGGTTTGACAGTCTGCCTCACAGGCCCCATTCAGGGGTGGAACAGGGAAGGTTGAAAGGTGGCACTCCAAAGCACGGAAGTTTTGCCTTTATCTCTTTCATATTTTTGGGTTTTAGCAGGGATtttgctaggaaaaaaaaaagtcctgccAAATTAAATGTTTGAAAACCACCAATCTAGTGAATACCTAACTCGATGGGAAGTTGGGAGGGTCGGGTTCAATTTCCAGGCTCCTCACTGAAATATTGCCACCTTACAGAAGTCACTTCAAACCTCCAGGTGGGCctgtttttccaaaataatgGTGAAAACTAGTCCTACCCTCATCTGCCTACCAGGGCTGGCCAAAGGATGGTTATATGGGAAAGGACTTGAAATGTGGTTTCAACAAGGAATTTTCATTGCTATCCTGAGGAAAAATGCAtcagccacttctccaaggacaggAGTTGTATAAATGAACCATTTTAGATATCAGCACCCATTTTTTGAATGGGGCTTAGTTTTTGGTATCTCCCCTGCTGGCCCAGTGGCAACCTTATGTATTGCACATGGGACAGTTTCTGTGGGGACTCAGATCCAGAACAACCAGATGACAATCATGCAAGGCCTGATGTGAGGGTGGGCAGGCTTACCTACGTCCCTGATAATGAGTCTGTAAGACCCTCTCGCCCTTTCCCCCCAGCATCGCACAGTGGAGAAGGTCCAATCGTCGAAGCCATTGGGATCCCTGGGggaaagaacagagtagaagacCTGGAAGGCATGGAGCAGGGAACTGACCCCGTTGCCcagaaatattcttttcttaCTGTAGTAGCCATGAAAAtgtaccagctgctgcctgggcTACAGCCATGTGGGAGGGTGCCACGAGGGGTCCTCCATATGGCCCCTTGCCCTGGGTTCTCATGGGATGGGGGACTTACGTCTATGTGCTACAGTGGAAAAAGCAAATCTGGGGCCGGCACAGCCTGGGCAGTCTGACAGATAGGTTTACTGTTACTTTCTGAggcacttactagctctgtgacttacttcctcatttgtaaaaggcaGTTACAAAGGCTACTCTGCATGGTTCATATAAGGAttagagaaaatatatgtaaatgctGTGCTTAGCACATTGTAAGTTCTCACACTGAACGTGTAATAAATGGCTTGCAGTTGCCAAGGTCAGCCAGTGGCATGGTAACTTAGGACAGCATCGGTGTCCAATTCTCAATTCCTTGAAAAGGCCCTTGTTGAAAAGAGAGCTCAGAAGGCACACACAGGTATACGTACGAGTCCATGCTGCGGGGGGTGCCGATGAGGGACATCATGCCGCTGGGGCAAAAGAGTTTCAGTTCTAAGTTGCCACGTCGTGGGTGGGTGATGGACACTGTCACTGCCACGTGCTCCAGGGTCCTCAGCCCTGacatctccaggtccatcctgctGACTGTAGGAGGTCAGGCTGTGCGGTTGGGAAACCAGCCCCATAAACACACCCTTACTTCATCCCAGAACACACTAGGCACATGCCCACTGAAGCCGCAGAGGAATACCCATGGCAACTCCGAGTGCGGCCTGGTGTGCACAAGTAAGTGGAATGCAGTGGCTGCTTTCAAGTACTTTACAATCTAGTTAGAGTCTAGTTGGGAAGACAATACCAAAGACACCGTATAAGAACCAAATTGTGGACTTCAACGGTTCATTCATCCAAAAAAGTAATTTACCAAGTGCCTCCTACATTTTGGGCATGTACTAGATGCTGGGAATATAAAGCTAGGGTGGACATGGTGTCTGCCTTCCACATGCAAGTGCAAAACGGTGTGGCATGAGGTATACGTAACTGATACTAAAACAGAGCTGTCTGATGGGTTTAGCAGGGAGCAGCGAGGCCctctgaagaagaaaatgagtgcCGACTGGTAGAGAGGGTGGTAGAGGGTATTCTAGGGGGGGAGATGGCATGTACAAAGGCAGAGGTAGAAATGAACAAGTTtcatacagaatttttaaaaaaactactgaAGTAAAGAAACTTCAAGGAAATTATGCTGAatctaaaaagttaaaattaagagGATACATAGTGTATGGTTCATTTATGTGACAGTCACATATAACACAACTGCAGAGGTGAAGACCAGGCTTTAGGGATGGGTCAGAGGGGGTGGGTGTGGCCACAGAGGGTGACCCGAGAGACCACTGTAGGGCCGCCTTGGGTGTGGTCATGGTTATACAAGGCACTGCCTGGTGAGACTGCACACGCACAAGTGCCAGGCCAGCTGGGGAAACACAAATACGCTAAAAGCTCTCTGGATCGCACCAATGCCATTTTCTTGGTTTTGATATTGTACTATAATTATTTAGGACATTAACATAAAGAGAAGGGTACCTGGAACATGTCTTTGCAACCTCCTGTGaatccaaaattatttcaaaataaaaatagctgagcaaaaatgacaaaaaagctCTCACAACTCTCGATAACATGTTGGTAGAAATCTATCTGGACTtctctctgtgtatgtatgtgtgcatgggcgtattttctttaattccatcTGTAAACTCTTCAAAGTCAATGTCCCACCTTCTCTGAAAGCAACACCCTGTCCTTCCACCTTCATTACTCCCTCCTTGATCCCTTCATTGTCTTGCTCTTTAAGAAATGCATCAAGGTCCTCCTTCCAAACCAGCTAAGACCCCACAGGTCATTTCTCCAACACTCTCTTATGTACCTTCTCAGCctccctttgctttcttttcctcttgcagTAACTATCTGGCAGAAGTCCAAAGCTAGATCAGCCCAATTACCCCTTTTCTTGGCTAGATCCTCTTGCTTACGTCTTTGCTGCtacaaatgaaaaatcaaaagacaagaaCAAATAAACCCTTTCTTAACTCTTCACTTCCTCCTACCTAGTGTTAAGAGCTGGGACTCTGGAGACATCTAGCCTAGGTTCAAATccggctctgccatttactatgAGAATTGGATTAGTTTCCTTAGCTGTAAATTGGAGTAGTAACAGTACTTACTTCATAGAGTGGATAAATTAGTTAATAATCATAAAGTAATTAGAACAGTACTTagtcctggctggagtggctcagtggattgagcgctgtcctgtgaaccaaagagttgctggttcgattcccagtcaggacacatgcctgggttgcaggccaggactccAGGAGTCCTGTTACTACTGGAGTACTACATGTTATTACATGTTCACCTAGTGGTATCCAACATTTCTCTAagactctcttcattttttcagtctttttttctctctgttcttcagctTGCAGATCTGTCAATCTATCTTCAAGTTCCCTTTTTCTTATTCTGCCAATTCATATCTACTGTTGAGCCCCTCtagtgaatgttttattttagtcCTACGTTTCAACTACAGAACTTCCACTTggttcattttttataatttctatctttttattgctattttttatttgatgCAACATTATCATCAAACCTTTCTTTACTTCTTAATTGTGgtttcttatctcttttttacatgtttataatGGCTACTTTAAAGTCTTTTTCTGAAAAATGCAAGATCTGGTCAATCTCACAGGCAGTGCTGTCCACCAAGAGTCCTATAATCCTGCTAAGCtattcttcaaaaatgaaggcaCAAAAGACACTTCTAGATAAACAAGAACTAAGAGAAGTTGTTGCCAGCACACTCCTCACAATAAATACTAACCGAAGTCCCttcaaattcaaagaaaaaaagagagcacCAATAAATGTAATTGTGTCCTTACAGAAGACAgtttaaatgaataatatttcttCTCTTAACTGGTTTAAGAAGCAATTACATACAATAATATGTACACACTGTATACAGGAATGTGCTATATAAAGGAGGTCAGTGGGAGCAAGGCTGTACTGGGCTAAGAAAATGCCTACAGAAGGAAAGTAGTCATGGCAGTGTATTACTGGGTTTGTAAGAACAGACGTGCTATTTATAACAACACACCAAAGCAGTGAGTAAAGAAAATAGAGCTATACAGGAGTAACATTTCTGTATCTCTGGAATTAAGTTGGTACAAACTGGAAGCTGATTCTCTTGTTACTATGCATGCGTTAAACCTAGAGCAaccggtgggggggtggggagggaggcgggaagTAAACTGGTTCCGGGGTGCTTATAATGTAAACGAAcagctccccaccctgctcctcatCACCTTGGTCATCCACTCCCTAGAAGCAAagactttttattgcttttagttgTTCTCTTCTGGGACCTGCCTTCGTACTCTAAGTAATAAGCATGAATGGCTACCCCGTGGCTCACCAATGAA from the Desmodus rotundus isolate HL8 chromosome 5, HLdesRot8A.1, whole genome shotgun sequence genome contains:
- the TAGLN gene encoding transgelin is translated as MANKGPSYGMSREVQSKIEKKYDEELEERLVEWIVVQCGPDVGRPDRGRLGFQVWLKNGVILSKLVNSLYPDGSKPVKVPENPPSMVFKQMEQVAQFLKAAEDYGVTKTDMFQTVDLFEGKDMAAVQRTLMALGSLAVTKNDGHYRGDPSWFMKKAQEHKREFTDSQLQEGKHVIGLQMGSNRGASQAGMTGYGRPRQIIS